The following proteins come from a genomic window of Sardina pilchardus chromosome 13, fSarPil1.1, whole genome shotgun sequence:
- the ccnp gene encoding cyclin N-terminal domain-containing protein 2, producing MAQTGFCDSRPLLDLHKKAEEKRVHLRSWANACPPKERRTQVEQFTSMGTFLNPEQDRVVGLHGLHIPPGDGFMDYSSLPIAPRSLDCGEQPLLWRISGLPHMLVPGLLRHEMELAMSRLGLIHDRTYAWDIFTNMMRSQIQHPFPSAELPGAYSEKMLAILIDWLIQVHEGLHFSEDTLYLTVYLLNQAVRLLNVSISNLQLLGVVCLFLAGKKEECLLPEVSELCHLMENTYTPYQLLRMERRVLCGLKFELSYTPPLHFLLLSTSIARCSDQMVWMARYLLELSLLKAQCVMYQPVHLAGAALQLARCVLQEPPTPDGETAWCISSSIFVGSEATLLAIMRILAQAAARAPIGNTRASFLKFSTKDTMHVSKHTALMTAPCLLKVPGLPN from the exons ATGGCCCAAACTGGATTCTGCGATTCCAGGCCTCTGTTGGACCTACACAAAAAG GCCGAGGAAAAGCGTGTCCATTTGAGGTCGTGGGCTAACGCTTGCCCACCGAAAGAGCGTCGGACTCAAGTGGAACAATTTACTTCGATGGGAACTTTTCTGAATCCAGAACAGGACCGTGTG gtaggcctacatgggtTGCATATCCCCCCAGGAGATGGCTTTATGGACTACTCTAGCTTACCGATTGCCCCAAGAAGTTTAG ATTGCGGCGAGCAGCCGCTGTTGTGGCGTATTTCAGGGCTTCCGCACATGTTGGTGCCGGGCCTCCTGCGACATGAGATGGAGTTGGCCATGAGCAGGCTTGGGCTCATCCATGACCGAACGTACGCCTGGGATATTTTTACGAACATGATG AGGAGTCAGATACAACACCCGTTTCCTAGTGCAGAGTTACCTGGGGCCTACTCGGAGAAGATGTTGGCCATCCTGATTGATTGGCTCATCCAGGTCCAT GAGGGTCTGCACTTCTCTGAGGATACACTGTACCTGACTGTGTACCTGCTGAACCAAGCGGTGCGCCTGCTTAATGTGTCCATCTCCAACTTGCAACTCCTGGGTGTGGTCTGTCTCTTCCTTGCAGGCAAGAAGGAGGAGTGTTTACTTCCAGAG gTATCAGAGCTGTGTCACCTGATGGAGAACACCTATACCCCATACCAGCTGCTCAGGATGGAGCGGCGGGTTCTCTGTGGCCTGAAGTTTGAGCTCTCGTACACCCCACCTCTGCACTTCCTGCTTCTCTCCACGTCCATTGCCCGATGCAGTGACCAG ATGGTGTGGATGGCCCGATACCTGTTGGAGCTGTCCCTGTTGAAGGCCCAGTGTGTGATGTACCAGCCGGTCCACCTGGCTGGTGCCGCCCTCCAGTTGGCGCGCTGTGTGCTGCAGGAGCCGCCCACCCCTGATGGCGAGACGGCCTGGTGCATCAGCTCCAGCATCTTTGTGGGCAG TGAGGCTACTCTCCTGGCGATCATGAGGATTCTTGCTCAGGCTGCTGCCAGGGCACCCATTGGAAACACCCGGGCCTCCTTCCTCAAGTTTTCTACCAAAGACACCATGCATGTCAGCAAGCACACAGCCTTGATGACTGCCCCCTGTCTCCTCAAGGTGCCTGGTCTGCCGAACTAG
- the si:ch211-132b12.7 gene encoding CLOCK-interacting pacemaker: protein MPKEQGEWAPRMASKNAKDKSNSATLLATRAAKAQAEQEASGRGSRCSSEKDSGYSDTGSDSLQTFEDRRNTIRQPKARGSHQGSHQGNAMLMSGTPELAPIFIIKNVVLKQPVQAAQEHLLQAPLPWGSAGTNVQGPTVFLVQQPEVTSQAPMHIMKPQPRRADSGSKKSRATYLPILNSYPRIAPHPSKKSDKTNAGAGSSSGGGGSSSSNSSNSSSGGVGGVGGTAEDHCQSKRVCTEEKREEVSTTSQLPKQHVHKQPEGRAHSHGSHSHSSHSSHSHSSHSHSFSSSSSSSSSSSSSVPGRAREIPPHVRRSPHPPSSPSTTGSLGSPSVSSTETASPSSSCELAAPPHRSSRGHHHNHHHRHPQQQQQQQQQQQQRPNQNQNPNQHGWRHRRFLNTVEILSQSGLLDITLRTQELLRRSNATERDIAQLRHHTQLLCQAAQACPAPPGPWDHVHRAMAESGHYPSLKELDGQCPHSGSSCSSGSSHNSSPAQVQAEADTSSSSSGGDGSSSSSSSSVSVSSAKADAVVSAPFRHIHHEEMAPPSPLLALMDDLPLDLPVFDLNGLLRGQGANDKSLDDLLMPPDSSTHSPLL from the exons ATGCCCAAGGAGCAAGGGGAGTGGGCGCCGCGCATGGCCAGCAAAAATGCCAAAGACAAGAGCAACAGTGCCACGCTGTTGGCTACCCGCGCGGCCAAGGCCCAGGCAGAGCAGGAGGCCAGCGGGCGTGGCTCGCGATGCAGCTCCGAGAAGGACTCGGGCTACTCAG ACACCGGCTCGGATTCCTTGCAGACATTCGAGGACCGACGCAACACCATTAGGCAGCCCAAAGCCAGGGGCAGTCACCAGGGTTCTCATCAAGGGAATGCCATGCTGATGTCGGGGACCCCTGAGCTTGCTCCCATCTTTATAATCAAGAATGTGGTTCTCAAACAG CCAGTACAGGCGGCTCAGGAACATCTCCTCCAGGCTCCTCTGCCCTGGGGCAGCGCAGGGACCAACGTCCAGGGCCCAACTGTGTTCCTCGTGCAGCAGCCAGAGGTGACCTCTCAGGCCCCCATGCACATCATGAAGCCCCAGCCCCGGAGGGCTGACAGCGGGAGCAAGAAGAGCAGAGCCACCTATCTCCCCATCCTCAACTCCTACCCCCGCattgccccccaccccagcaaGAAGTCGGACAAGACCAATGCTGGAGCAggcagtagtagtggtggtggtggcagcagcagcagcaacagcagcaacagcagcagcggcggcgtgGGTGGTGTCGGTGGCACAGCTGAGGACCACTGCCAGAGCAAGAGGGTATGCACGGAGGAGAAGCGTGAGGAGGTGTCCACCACCTCCCAGCTGCCCAAGCAGCACGTCCACAAGCAGCCCGAGGGAAGGGCCCACTCCCATGGctctcactcccactcttcCCACTCCTCCCATTCCCACTCCTCCCATTCCcactccttttcctcctcctcctcctcctcctcttcctcctcctcctctgtccctgGAAGGGCCCGAGAGATCCCCCCCCACGTGCGCCGCAGCCCGCACCCCCCCTCCAGCCCGTCCACCACGGGCAGCCTGGGCTCGCCTTCGGTGTCCAGCACGGAGACGGCCTCCCCGTCTTCCTCCTGCGAGCTGGCCGCGCCTCCGCATCGTTCCTCCAGGGGTCACCATCACAACCACCACCATCGCcatccccagcagcagcagcagcagcagcagcagcagcagcagcgtccgaatcagaatcagaatccgAATCAGCACGGCTGGCGCCACCGCCGCTTCCTCAACACGGTGGAGATCCTGAGCCAGTCGGGCCTGCTGGACATCACGCTGCGCACGCAGGAGCTGCTGCGCCGGAGCAACGCCACCGAGCGCGACATCGCCCAGCTGCGCCACCACACCCAGCTGCTCTGCCAGGCCGCCCAGGCGTGCCCGGCCCCGCCCGGCCCCTGGGACCACGTGCACCGAGCCATGGCGGAGTCCGGCCACTATCCCAGCCTGAAGGAGCTGGACGGCCAGTGCCCCCACAGCGGTAGCAGttgcagcagtggcagcagccaCAACAGTTCGCCGGCACAGGTGCAGGCCGAGGCTgacacaagcagcagcagcagtggcggtgatggaagcagcagcagcagcagcagcagcgttagcgttagcagcGCAAAAGCAGACGCGGTCGTCTCGGCGCCGTTCAGGCACATCCACCACGAGGAGATGGCACCGCCATCGCCGCTCCTGGCGCTCATGGATGATCTGCCTCTGGACCTTCCTGTTTTTGACCTGAACGGCCTCCTCAGGGGGCAGGGAGCCAATGACAAGTCACTGGACGATCTGCTCATGCCCCCTGACAGCTCCACCCACAGCCCCCTGCTTTAG